A region from the Triticum aestivum cultivar Chinese Spring chromosome 3D, IWGSC CS RefSeq v2.1, whole genome shotgun sequence genome encodes:
- the LOC123074879 gene encoding protein LIM3-like, translating to MANHFSLLLVLAFVLVVTAEDCVVDLKGIIRECKPYVMFPASPKITPASACCSVVQKVNAPCMCSKVTKEIEKVVCMDKVVYVADYCKNPLKPGSDCGSYHVPSQGQ from the coding sequence aTGGCAAACCACTTTAGTTTGCTCTTGGTTCTTGCCTTTGTTCTTGTTGTGACGGCTGAAGATTGTGTCGTCGACCTAAAAGGGATAATCCGAGAGTGCAAACCATATGTGATGTTTCCCGCGAGCCCAAAGATAACTCCGGCGAGTGCATGTTGTAGTGTGGTTCAGAAGGTCAATGCACCGTGCATGTGCTCCAAGGTCACCAAGGAGATTGAGAAGGTGGTATGCATGGATAAGGTGGTGTATGTCGCTGATTACTGCAAGAATCCACTCAAACCTGGCTCCGACTGTGGCA